A window from Kovacikia minuta CCNUW1 encodes these proteins:
- a CDS encoding Uma2 family endonuclease: MVQQYDPFPYFPTEDELPDSDNQPVDNELQLLLPILLRAILLIAWADRPNWFMGANLGLYYHPNDPAIGPDAFLSLGVPRIRPNGKLRLSYVVWQENDVMPQWVLEIVSRKTGGEYSSKFKLYAEMGVLYYTIYNPDHWRRDKHDPFEVYRLIDGSYVRQAGNPIWMPEIGLGIGVERGNHNGYLMDWLYWYNEQGERLPAPENILQQERQRAEQERQRAEQAEQRASIAERQIEQERRLREELLNKLRQRGIDPEEL; this comes from the coding sequence ATGGTACAGCAGTATGATCCATTTCCCTATTTTCCAACCGAAGACGAACTCCCCGATAGCGACAATCAGCCCGTGGATAATGAACTGCAACTTCTGCTCCCGATTCTTTTGAGAGCCATTTTGCTGATTGCGTGGGCAGACCGCCCCAATTGGTTTATGGGCGCAAATTTAGGACTCTACTACCATCCCAACGACCCCGCCATTGGTCCCGATGCGTTCCTCAGTTTAGGTGTTCCCCGGATTAGACCCAACGGTAAATTACGCTTGAGCTACGTTGTTTGGCAGGAAAATGATGTGATGCCCCAGTGGGTTCTTGAGATTGTTTCCAGGAAAACAGGGGGAGAATACAGCAGCAAGTTTAAGCTGTATGCCGAAATGGGAGTGCTGTATTACACCATCTATAATCCTGATCACTGGCGACGAGACAAACACGATCCGTTTGAAGTTTACCGATTAATCGATGGGAGTTATGTCCGTCAAGCTGGAAACCCGATTTGGATGCCAGAAATTGGTTTAGGAATCGGCGTTGAACGAGGCAACCATAATGGCTACCTGATGGACTGGCTGTACTGGTATAACGAGCAAGGAGAGCGCTTACCTGCACCAGAGAATATCCTTCAGCAAGAGCGGCAACGGGCAGAACAGGAACGGCAACGGGCAGAACAGGCAGAGCAAAGAGCATCGATCGCCGAACGACAAATCGAACAAGAACGACGCTTACGAGAAGAGTTATTGAACAAGCTACGACAACGCGGAATTGACCCCGAAGAGCTTTGA